The Gemmatimonadales bacterium genome has a segment encoding these proteins:
- a CDS encoding M1 family metallopeptidase — protein MRSIRCAAAILAVAAVSAAGAPLLAQGSSASVADSSPFRPLDLPTPNEYRSASGRPGPRYWQQRADYRLKATLDPAANELRGSEVIHYVNHSPDALPYLWMFVEQNLCEPTSITNTLNQPPLVFLGSSFDFSCQGFAGGGHLEYLRQVQPGARGAIAGAKIPDLRHTRYGTTMRVDLPHPLAPGASIDLALGWHFNVPSQGGGRMGHDGPLYEIAQWYPRMAVYDDVHGWNHEPYIGAGEFYLEYGSFDAEITVPADDIVAATGQLQNPLDVLTPAERARLALARRSDTAIAVISAAEAADPARSRPRAIGMLTWHFTADSVRDLAFAAGPGMRWDASGYDGILIETLYRLTADKWPEANRMGRETIKYFSEQWYHYPWSHATTVEGPIEGMEYPMLTFVPNSPTREDQQWALAHEFGHEWFPMVVGSNERLYPWMDEGFNTFIDLHNAAKYFAGTPYGDSIESHPLHLGAEHAIPGNEQPLISNPTEVRDLFWTGYQKPALMMQTLRFEVLGQDRFDAAFRDYIRTWAFRHPTPADFFRMMRDASGMNLDWFWRDWVYTTARLDQAVDSVTNGPSGAMVHLSNRGTMVMPAELAITFADGRTTTVKLPVEMWNLGTRFDYRVAETGIVRRAVVDPRRVMPDFDRANNSWGN, from the coding sequence ATGCGATCGATCCGTTGTGCGGCGGCAATCCTTGCGGTTGCCGCCGTCTCGGCAGCCGGTGCGCCGCTCCTGGCTCAGGGGAGCAGCGCGTCGGTCGCCGATTCCTCACCGTTCCGCCCGCTCGACCTTCCCACGCCCAACGAGTACCGCTCGGCGTCGGGACGGCCGGGGCCGAGGTACTGGCAGCAACGCGCCGATTACCGGCTCAAGGCGACACTCGACCCCGCGGCGAACGAATTGCGGGGGAGTGAAGTCATTCACTATGTGAACCATTCCCCCGATGCGCTTCCGTATCTCTGGATGTTCGTCGAGCAGAACCTCTGCGAACCGACCAGCATCACCAACACGCTCAATCAGCCGCCGCTGGTCTTCCTCGGCAGCTCGTTCGACTTCTCCTGCCAGGGCTTCGCCGGAGGAGGACATCTCGAGTACCTCCGGCAGGTGCAGCCCGGCGCGCGCGGGGCAATTGCGGGAGCGAAGATTCCTGATCTCCGCCACACCCGCTACGGGACGACGATGCGGGTCGATCTTCCGCATCCGCTGGCACCGGGAGCGAGCATCGATCTGGCGCTGGGCTGGCACTTCAACGTGCCGTCCCAGGGCGGCGGCCGGATGGGCCACGATGGGCCGCTCTACGAGATCGCCCAGTGGTATCCGCGGATGGCAGTCTACGACGACGTGCACGGATGGAATCACGAGCCGTACATCGGCGCCGGTGAGTTCTATCTGGAGTACGGCTCGTTTGACGCCGAGATCACTGTACCAGCGGATGATATAGTGGCCGCGACCGGCCAGCTGCAGAATCCGCTCGATGTCCTCACCCCGGCGGAACGCGCGCGCCTGGCGCTGGCGCGGCGCTCGGACACGGCGATCGCCGTCATCAGCGCCGCGGAAGCCGCGGATCCCGCGCGGTCGCGCCCCAGAGCCATCGGAATGCTCACCTGGCACTTCACCGCGGATTCGGTACGCGATCTCGCCTTCGCTGCCGGGCCCGGGATGCGCTGGGATGCCAGCGGGTACGACGGCATCCTCATCGAGACGCTCTACCGCCTGACCGCTGACAAGTGGCCCGAAGCGAACCGGATGGGGCGCGAGACGATCAAGTATTTCAGCGAGCAGTGGTACCACTATCCCTGGTCGCACGCGACGACGGTCGAGGGGCCCATTGAGGGGATGGAGTATCCGATGCTCACCTTCGTGCCGAATTCGCCGACGCGCGAAGACCAGCAGTGGGCGCTGGCGCACGAATTTGGGCACGAATGGTTCCCGATGGTCGTCGGATCGAACGAGCGGCTCTATCCCTGGATGGACGAGGGATTCAACACCTTCATCGACCTGCACAACGCAGCGAAGTATTTCGCAGGCACGCCGTACGGCGACTCGATCGAATCCCATCCGCTCCATCTCGGCGCAGAGCACGCCATCCCGGGGAACGAGCAACCGCTGATCAGCAATCCGACCGAGGTCCGCGATCTCTTCTGGACCGGCTACCAGAAGCCGGCGCTGATGATGCAGACGTTACGATTCGAAGTCCTGGGGCAGGATCGATTTGACGCGGCGTTCCGCGATTACATACGGACCTGGGCCTTCAGGCATCCGACGCCTGCCGACTTCTTCCGGATGATGCGCGACGCCTCGGGGATGAACCTCGACTGGTTCTGGCGGGATTGGGTCTATACCACCGCTCGGCTCGACCAGGCCGTTGATTCCGTGACCAACGGTCCGAGTGGCGCGATGGTGCACCTGAGCAACCGCGGAACGATGGTGATGCCTGCGGAACTTGCGATCACCTTCGCCGACGGCCGGACGACGACAGTGAAGCTTCCCGTCGAGATGTGGAATCTGGGAACCCGCTTCGACTACCGCGTGGCGGAGACGGGGATAGTTCGGCGGGCCGTGGTCGATCCGCGCCGCGTGATGCCCGATTTCGATCGCGCCAACAACAGCTGGGGAAATTGA
- a CDS encoding glycoside hydrolase family 35 protein, which yields MPPVTRLCAVIAIVAAAAAPAASQQPAGLQSIDGHFALNGQPFQVISGEMHYARIPRELWRDRLRKARAMGLNTISTYVFWNLHEPAPGHFDFSGQNDVAEYIRIAQQEGLHVILRPGPYVCAEWELGGYPAWLLADSTMILRSTDPHFTAAASRWLDRLGRELSPLLASHGGPIIAVQVENEYGSFDHDTSYMAWQRDALRHAGFGSVRLYTADGDYQLRAGTLPDLPAVVNFGVGESDSAFARLARFRPGAPLMSGEYWAGWFDQWGGNHAHTDETRQVSELDTILSHGHSVNLYMFHGGTTFGFMNGANIDNGKYHPQTTSYDYDAALDESGRPTPKYYAFRDLIARYTKSPLSPFPVTDSTVAVAGFALAPMTSLWQMLPKPAHVDRPRSMETFGQSYGYILYRTTVPGPLEGELVIRDVRDYARIYVNGQLQATLDRRLNQDSAVLRLPAGDARLDILVENGGRVNFTKALRGERKGITKSVTLGGRELTGWDVYTLPMSSTPEPRASTGTTTGPAIYYGTFTTTKPGDTYLDMTGWGKGAVWVNGHALGRFWQIGPQLSLYLPGVWIRNGVNQVTVFDFDQPAANVIRGVEHAVWK from the coding sequence ATGCCGCCTGTCACACGCTTGTGCGCCGTCATCGCGATCGTCGCGGCTGCCGCCGCACCGGCCGCGAGCCAGCAACCGGCGGGGCTGCAGTCGATCGACGGACATTTCGCACTCAACGGTCAGCCGTTCCAGGTCATCTCGGGCGAGATGCACTATGCCAGGATCCCGCGCGAGTTGTGGCGCGACCGTCTCCGCAAGGCGCGGGCGATGGGACTCAATACCATTTCAACCTACGTCTTCTGGAATCTCCACGAACCGGCCCCGGGCCATTTCGACTTCAGCGGACAGAACGACGTAGCCGAATACATCCGCATCGCCCAGCAGGAGGGGCTCCACGTCATCCTGCGCCCCGGCCCGTACGTCTGCGCCGAGTGGGAGCTCGGCGGCTATCCGGCGTGGCTCCTCGCTGACTCCACGATGATCCTCCGGAGCACCGATCCGCACTTCACCGCCGCAGCGTCGCGCTGGCTCGACCGGCTCGGTCGCGAGCTCTCGCCCCTGCTCGCATCGCACGGCGGACCGATCATCGCCGTGCAGGTCGAGAACGAGTACGGATCATTCGATCACGACACCAGCTACATGGCGTGGCAGCGCGATGCCCTTCGCCATGCCGGATTCGGCAGCGTCCGCCTGTATACCGCCGACGGCGACTATCAGCTGCGCGCCGGCACGCTCCCCGACCTTCCCGCGGTCGTGAACTTCGGCGTCGGCGAAAGCGACAGCGCCTTCGCGCGGCTGGCGCGATTCCGGCCGGGTGCACCGCTGATGAGCGGCGAATACTGGGCTGGATGGTTCGATCAGTGGGGCGGCAATCACGCGCACACCGACGAAACCAGGCAGGTGAGCGAACTCGACACGATCCTGAGCCACGGACACTCGGTCAACCTGTACATGTTCCACGGCGGCACCACGTTCGGCTTCATGAACGGCGCCAATATCGACAACGGCAAGTATCACCCGCAGACGACCAGCTACGACTACGACGCGGCGCTCGATGAATCGGGGCGGCCGACTCCCAAGTACTATGCCTTCCGCGATCTGATCGCGCGCTACACGAAATCCCCGCTGTCGCCATTTCCGGTGACCGACTCGACCGTCGCTGTCGCCGGCTTCGCACTGGCACCGATGACATCCCTCTGGCAGATGCTGCCGAAGCCGGCCCACGTCGACCGGCCGCGTTCGATGGAAACGTTCGGACAGTCATACGGCTACATCCTGTACCGCACGACGGTGCCTGGTCCGCTCGAGGGTGAACTGGTCATTCGCGATGTGCGGGACTACGCGCGGATCTACGTGAATGGTCAGCTGCAGGCGACGCTCGATCGCCGGCTCAACCAGGATAGCGCGGTACTTCGCCTGCCGGCCGGCGACGCACGACTCGATATCCTGGTGGAAAATGGCGGTCGGGTGAATTTCACCAAGGCGCTGCGGGGAGAGCGGAAGGGGATCACCAAGTCGGTCACCCTCGGCGGCCGTGAACTCACCGGGTGGGACGTCTATACCCTGCCGATGAGCAGCACACCGGAGCCCCGCGCTTCCACCGGCACGACGACGGGGCCCGCGATCTACTACGGCACGTTCACCACGACGAAACCGGGCGACACGTATCTCGACATGACTGGGTGGGGGAAGGGTGCCGTGTGGGTCAACGGTCATGCGCTGGGGCGATTCTGGCAGATCGGCCCGCAGCTCTCGCTCTACCTGCCTGGGGTGTGGATCCGGAACGGCGTCAACCAGGTCACCGTCTTCGATTTCGACCAGCCGGCGGCGAATGTGATTCGCGGCGTCGAACACGCCGTGTGGAAGTAA
- a CDS encoding HAMP domain-containing protein, with protein sequence MPRASRTSSASAVMEEVEPSSLDRVRLLEALQRMRGGDFTVRLPGDWTLVDGKIADTFNEIVAANEKMAIELKRLGQVVGREGKTRERAKFEHSRGSWGEMEASVNGLVDDLLRPTTEVTDAIAAVAQGHLTKTIRLDVDGRPLEGEFLRSATIVNTMIQQLGVFTSEVTRVAREVGSDGKLGGQAQVLGVSGVWKDLTESVNSMASNLTAQVRNISEVTIAVASGDLSRKITVDVRGEILQLKEAINTMVDQLRSFASEVTRVAREVGTEGKLGGQAVVPGVAGTWKDLTDSVNAMAGNLTAQVRNIAEVTTAVARGDLSRKITVNVSGEILALKDTINTMVDQLNAFAGEVTRVAREVGTEGKLGGQAQVLGVGGTWKDLTDNVNFMASNLTAQVRNIAEVATAIARGDLSKKITVNVSGEILQLKETLNTMVDQLNGFASEVTRVAREVGTEGRLGGQAAVPGVAGTWKDLTDNVNLLAANLTTQVRNIAEVTTAVARGDLSRKITVDVKGEVLELKITINTMVDQLNSFAAEVTRVAREVGTEGKLGGQAQVGGVAGTWKDLTDSVNSMASNLTGQVRNIAEVATAVARGDLSRKITVDVKGEILELKDTLNTMVDQLNAFASEVTRVAREVGTDGRLGGQALVPGVGGTWKDLTDSVNFMASNLTAQVRNIAEVATAIANGDLSKKITVDVSGEILELKDTLNTMVDQLNAFASEVTRVAREVGTEGKLGGQAQVPGVAGTWKGLTDNVNFMAGNLTAQVRNIAEVTTAVARGDLSRKITVNVSGEILALKNTINTMVDQLNGFAGEVTRVAREVGTEGKLGGQAEVPGVAGTWKDLTDSVNSMASNLTAQVRNIAEVTIAVASGDLSKKITVDVRGELLQLKEGINTMVEQLRSFAAEVTRVAREVGTDGKLGGQAVVSGVAGTWKDLTDNVNLLAANLTTQVRNIAEVTTAVARGDLSRKITVDVKGEILELKLTINTMVDQLNAFAAEVTRLAREVGTEGKLGGQAKVPGVAGTWKDLTDNVNVMAANLTEQVRGIVKVVTAVANGDLKPKLTVNAKGEVAALAETINDMTGTLATFADQVTTVAREVGVEGRLGGQANVPGAAGTWKDLTGNVNLLAANLTTQVRSIAEVATAVTQGDLTRSIQVEARGEVAELKDNINTMIDNLRLTTDRNTEQDWLKTNLARLTGVLQGQRDLRTAGKVLLSELVPLVNAHQGVLYQVRDDDPPGLALLASYADAHHGGFPSQLGMGEGFVGQCAADQRRILITAVPTDAVRVHSTFVETLPRSIIVVPVVFEGRIKAVLSVASLTEFVPSHLALLDQLTSSIAIVLNSIEASMQTEGLLKQSQQLATELQTQQVELQQTNEQLALKAQQLAEQNAEVERKNQEIEQARRAVEEKATELALTSKYKSEFLANMSHELRTPLNSILILGQQLSENSEGNLQPRQVEFARTIHGAGTDLLNLITDILDLSKIESGTVTVMAEEVVVAAVLDAIARPFRHEAEARNLSLDVQLDPTTGSTIVTDAKRLQQVLKNLLSNAFKFTEQGGVRLRVGPASSGWNVEHPVLSHAPRVIAFEVADTGIGIAQDKQRIIFEAFQQADAGTSRKYGGTGLGLAISRELSSLLGGEIQLRSMPGVGSTFTLYLPVAYAGASENGAEERPVGHGPFVPVRVIDRAIEPVPDDRHGVVAGDTVLLIVEDDPHYARILLDEAHQQGFKVLVASGGAEALALAREFHPTAVSLDVFLPDMLGWTVLNQLKQDPTLRHIPVQIVTLDEDRQHGLACGAFAFLPKPTTSEGLQAAFARIREYAVPRSRRLLVVEDNPAEQVSIIELLRHDDIEIATAASGGEALATLRREPYDCAVLDLRLPDMSGFEVLEHIRDDAHLRELPVVVFTGKELSPDEDARLRTLARSVVVKGVESPERLLDETALFLHRVVHQLPPEKQRMLERLHRGDDDLVGKKVLVVDDDIRNIFALSSVLERRGMEVLTAGTGHEAIATLGHTADIAIVLMDIMMPEMDGYQTMHAIRENPELRRLPIVALTAKAMKGDREKCLEAGASDYLAKPVNTEQLLSALRLWLHR encoded by the coding sequence ATGCCACGAGCCAGCAGGACATCAAGCGCCAGCGCGGTGATGGAAGAGGTCGAACCATCGTCGCTCGATCGTGTACGCCTTCTTGAGGCGCTGCAGCGAATGCGTGGAGGCGACTTCACCGTCCGCCTCCCGGGTGACTGGACTCTCGTCGATGGAAAGATCGCCGACACCTTCAATGAGATCGTGGCGGCAAACGAGAAGATGGCGATTGAACTCAAGCGGCTCGGGCAGGTGGTCGGACGGGAGGGGAAGACGCGGGAGCGCGCCAAGTTCGAGCACTCCCGCGGTTCATGGGGCGAAATGGAAGCGTCGGTCAACGGCCTGGTCGACGACCTGCTGCGTCCCACCACCGAAGTCACCGACGCCATCGCCGCCGTGGCGCAGGGGCACCTGACCAAGACGATCCGCCTCGACGTCGACGGCCGCCCGCTCGAGGGAGAGTTCCTCCGGTCCGCCACGATCGTCAACACGATGATCCAGCAACTCGGCGTCTTCACCTCCGAAGTGACCCGCGTCGCGCGGGAAGTCGGATCCGACGGCAAGCTCGGTGGCCAGGCTCAGGTGCTCGGCGTGAGCGGCGTCTGGAAGGATCTGACCGAGTCAGTCAACTCGATGGCGAGCAACCTCACCGCGCAGGTCCGCAACATCTCCGAAGTCACCATCGCCGTTGCCAGCGGCGACCTGTCACGCAAGATCACGGTGGACGTCCGCGGCGAGATCCTGCAGCTCAAGGAAGCGATCAACACGATGGTCGACCAGCTGCGGTCGTTCGCGTCGGAAGTGACGCGGGTGGCACGCGAGGTCGGCACCGAAGGGAAGCTCGGCGGGCAGGCCGTGGTCCCTGGTGTGGCGGGGACGTGGAAGGACCTCACCGACAGCGTCAACGCGATGGCCGGCAACCTCACGGCGCAGGTTCGCAACATCGCGGAAGTCACGACGGCGGTCGCGCGCGGCGACCTGTCGCGCAAGATCACGGTGAACGTGAGCGGCGAGATCCTCGCGCTCAAGGACACCATCAACACGATGGTCGATCAGCTCAATGCCTTTGCCGGTGAAGTGACCCGCGTCGCACGCGAAGTCGGCACCGAAGGAAAGCTGGGCGGTCAGGCCCAGGTGCTCGGCGTTGGCGGCACGTGGAAGGACCTCACCGACAACGTCAACTTCATGGCGAGCAACCTGACCGCACAGGTGCGCAACATTGCCGAGGTCGCCACGGCGATCGCCCGCGGCGACCTGTCGAAGAAGATCACCGTGAATGTGAGCGGCGAAATCCTGCAACTCAAGGAAACGCTCAACACGATGGTCGACCAGCTCAACGGCTTCGCGTCCGAGGTCACCCGCGTGGCTCGCGAGGTCGGAACGGAAGGGCGCCTCGGCGGGCAGGCCGCGGTCCCCGGCGTGGCCGGGACCTGGAAGGATCTCACCGACAACGTCAACCTGCTCGCCGCAAACCTGACGACCCAGGTGCGCAACATCGCCGAAGTGACCACCGCGGTGGCGCGCGGCGACCTCTCGCGCAAGATCACGGTCGACGTGAAGGGCGAAGTGCTCGAGCTCAAGATCACCATCAACACGATGGTCGATCAGCTCAACTCCTTCGCCGCCGAAGTGACCCGTGTCGCGCGCGAAGTCGGTACCGAAGGGAAGCTTGGCGGGCAGGCGCAGGTGGGCGGTGTCGCCGGCACGTGGAAGGACCTGACGGATAGCGTCAACTCGATGGCGAGCAACCTCACCGGGCAGGTGCGCAACATCGCCGAAGTCGCGACGGCGGTGGCGCGCGGCGACCTCTCACGCAAGATCACCGTCGACGTGAAGGGCGAAATCCTCGAGCTCAAGGACACGCTCAATACGATGGTCGATCAGCTCAACGCCTTCGCCTCCGAAGTGACGCGCGTGGCCCGCGAAGTCGGTACCGACGGCCGTCTCGGCGGGCAGGCGCTGGTGCCGGGCGTGGGCGGGACGTGGAAGGACCTCACCGACAGCGTCAATTTCATGGCCAGCAACCTGACGGCGCAGGTCCGCAACATCGCCGAGGTGGCGACGGCGATCGCGAACGGCGACCTGTCGAAGAAGATCACCGTCGACGTGAGCGGCGAGATCCTGGAACTCAAGGACACGCTCAACACGATGGTCGATCAGCTGAACGCGTTCGCCTCGGAAGTGACCCGTGTGGCGCGCGAAGTCGGAACGGAAGGGAAGCTCGGCGGGCAGGCACAGGTCCCCGGGGTCGCCGGCACGTGGAAGGGGCTCACCGACAACGTCAATTTCATGGCGGGCAACCTCACTGCCCAGGTCCGCAACATCGCCGAAGTGACAACAGCCGTCGCGCGCGGCGATCTCTCGCGCAAGATCACGGTGAATGTCAGCGGCGAAATTCTCGCGCTCAAGAACACCATCAACACGATGGTCGACCAGCTCAACGGCTTTGCCGGTGAGGTCACCCGTGTGGCGCGCGAAGTCGGCACCGAAGGAAAGCTGGGCGGCCAGGCCGAAGTGCCGGGCGTCGCTGGCACGTGGAAGGATCTCACCGACAGCGTCAATTCGATGGCGAGCAACCTGACGGCGCAGGTGCGCAACATCGCCGAGGTGACGATCGCAGTGGCGAGCGGCGACCTCTCCAAGAAAATCACGGTCGACGTGCGCGGCGAACTGCTCCAGCTCAAGGAAGGGATCAACACGATGGTGGAGCAGCTGCGGTCGTTCGCGGCTGAGGTCACCCGCGTGGCTCGTGAGGTGGGAACGGATGGGAAACTCGGCGGTCAGGCAGTCGTCTCGGGCGTGGCCGGCACGTGGAAGGACCTCACCGACAACGTCAACCTCCTCGCCGCCAACCTGACAACCCAGGTGCGCAACATCGCGGAAGTCACCACGGCGGTGGCGCGCGGCGACCTGTCGCGCAAGATCACCGTCGACGTGAAGGGAGAGATTCTCGAGCTCAAGCTGACGATCAACACGATGGTCGATCAGCTCAACGCCTTCGCGGCCGAGGTGACCCGCCTCGCGCGTGAAGTGGGAACGGAAGGGAAACTCGGCGGTCAGGCGAAAGTGCCGGGGGTTGCCGGCACGTGGAAGGATCTTACCGACAACGTCAACGTCATGGCCGCCAACCTGACTGAGCAGGTGCGCGGCATCGTGAAGGTCGTGACCGCCGTCGCGAACGGCGATCTCAAGCCGAAACTGACGGTGAACGCCAAGGGTGAGGTCGCGGCGCTCGCCGAGACGATCAACGACATGACCGGCACATTGGCGACCTTCGCCGACCAGGTGACGACGGTCGCCCGCGAGGTCGGCGTCGAAGGACGCCTCGGCGGCCAGGCCAACGTGCCGGGCGCGGCAGGGACGTGGAAGGACCTTACCGGCAATGTCAATCTTCTGGCGGCCAACCTGACCACGCAGGTCCGTTCGATCGCGGAAGTGGCAACGGCGGTGACGCAGGGCGATCTCACCCGCTCGATCCAGGTGGAAGCGCGCGGCGAGGTGGCGGAGCTCAAGGACAACATCAACACGATGATCGACAACCTGCGGTTGACCACCGACCGCAACACCGAACAGGACTGGCTCAAGACCAATCTCGCGCGCCTCACCGGCGTGCTGCAGGGACAACGCGATCTTCGCACCGCGGGGAAGGTGCTCCTCTCCGAACTGGTGCCGCTGGTCAACGCCCACCAGGGCGTCCTCTACCAGGTGCGCGATGACGACCCGCCGGGACTCGCACTGCTCGCCTCATACGCCGACGCGCATCACGGGGGATTCCCGTCCCAACTCGGGATGGGCGAGGGTTTCGTGGGGCAATGCGCCGCTGATCAGCGCCGCATCCTGATCACCGCAGTCCCCACCGACGCGGTTCGGGTGCATTCGACGTTTGTCGAGACGCTGCCGCGGTCGATCATCGTGGTGCCGGTGGTCTTCGAAGGGCGGATCAAGGCGGTGCTGAGCGTCGCCTCGCTCACGGAGTTCGTGCCGTCACACCTCGCGCTCCTCGACCAGCTCACCAGCAGCATCGCGATCGTGCTCAACAGCATCGAGGCGTCGATGCAGACGGAAGGGCTGCTCAAGCAGTCGCAGCAGCTCGCCACCGAACTGCAGACGCAGCAGGTCGAGCTGCAACAGACCAACGAACAGCTGGCGCTCAAGGCGCAGCAGCTGGCGGAGCAGAACGCCGAGGTCGAGCGGAAGAACCAGGAAATCGAACAGGCGCGCCGCGCGGTCGAGGAGAAGGCAACCGAACTCGCGCTCACGTCGAAGTACAAGTCCGAGTTCCTGGCGAACATGTCACACGAGCTGCGCACGCCGCTCAACAGCATCCTGATCCTCGGCCAGCAGCTGTCGGAGAATTCGGAAGGAAACCTGCAGCCACGGCAGGTCGAGTTTGCCAGGACGATCCACGGCGCCGGCACCGACCTGCTCAACCTCATCACCGATATTCTCGACCTGTCCAAGATCGAATCCGGCACGGTGACGGTGATGGCGGAGGAAGTCGTCGTCGCCGCCGTCCTCGACGCGATTGCCCGGCCGTTCCGTCACGAAGCGGAGGCACGCAACCTCTCGCTCGACGTGCAGCTCGACCCAACGACCGGCAGCACGATCGTCACCGATGCGAAGCGGCTGCAGCAGGTGCTGAAGAACCTCCTGTCGAACGCCTTCAAGTTCACCGAACAGGGCGGCGTCCGGCTGCGCGTCGGGCCGGCGTCGAGCGGGTGGAATGTCGAACATCCGGTGCTGTCGCATGCGCCGCGCGTGATCGCCTTCGAGGTCGCCGACACCGGCATCGGGATCGCGCAGGACAAGCAGCGGATCATCTTCGAGGCGTTCCAGCAGGCTGACGCCGGAACAAGCCGCAAATACGGCGGTACCGGTCTCGGCCTCGCCATCAGCCGCGAACTTTCCTCGCTGCTCGGCGGCGAGATCCAGCTGCGCAGCATGCCCGGTGTGGGCAGCACCTTCACCCTCTACCTGCCGGTGGCATACGCCGGCGCCTCGGAGAACGGAGCGGAAGAGCGGCCGGTTGGACACGGACCGTTCGTTCCGGTGCGCGTCATCGACCGCGCCATCGAGCCGGTCCCGGATGATCGGCACGGGGTCGTTGCCGGCGACACGGTGCTGCTCATCGTGGAGGACGATCCCCACTATGCACGGATTCTCCTCGACGAAGCCCACCAGCAGGGGTTCAAGGTGCTGGTTGCGAGCGGCGGCGCCGAAGCATTGGCACTTGCCCGGGAGTTCCACCCGACCGCGGTGTCACTCGACGTCTTCCTTCCCGACATGCTCGGGTGGACCGTCCTGAACCAGCTCAAGCAGGATCCGACGTTGCGGCACATCCCGGTGCAGATCGTCACCCTCGACGAGGATCGCCAGCACGGTCTGGCGTGCGGTGCCTTTGCGTTCCTGCCCAAGCCGACGACGTCGGAAGGGCTGCAGGCGGCCTTTGCGCGGATCCGCGAGTATGCGGTGCCGCGCTCGAGGCGATTGCTCGTGGTCGAGGACAATCCGGCGGAGCAGGTGAGCATCATCGAACTCCTGCGCCACGACGACATCGAGATCGCAACGGCAGCCTCCGGCGGCGAGGCACTGGCGACACTGCGGCGCGAGCCGTACGATTGCGCGGTGCTCGATCTCCGGCTCCCCGACATGTCGGGATTCGAAGTCCTCGAGCACATTCGCGACGATGCGCATCTCCGCGAACTGCCGGTGGTGGTCTTTACCGGAAAGGAGCTGTCGCCCGACGAAGACGCCCGGCTTCGTACGCTGGCGCGAAGTGTCGTGGTCAAGGGTGTCGAATCGCCCGAGCGGTTGCTCGACGAGACGGCGCTTTTCCTGCATCGCGTCGTGCACCAGCTTCCGCCGGAGAAGCAGCGGATGCTCGAACGACTCCATCGCGGTGACGACGACCTCGTGGGCAAGAAGGTGCTGGTGGTCGATGACGACATCCGCAATATCTTTGCACTGAGCAGCGTCCTCGAGCGGCGCGGAATGGAAGTGCTCACGGCGGGGACCGGGCACGAAGCGATTGCCACGCTCGGGCACACCGCCGACATTGCGATCGTCCTGATGGATATCATGATGCCGGAAATGGACGGCTACCAGACGATGCACGCGATTCGCGAGAATCCCGAGTTGCGGCGCCTGCCGATCGTGGCGCTGACCGCCAAGGCGATGAAAGGCGACCGCGAGAAGTGCCTCGAGGCGGGTGCCTCGGACTACCTCGCCAAGCCGGTCAATACCGAGCAGCTCCTGTCGGCACTCCGACTCTGGCTGCACCGTTGA
- a CDS encoding threonine/serine dehydratase, which yields MLSPSLDDIRAAQERLAGHLHITPLLSSRTIATLAGVQTASLKCESLQKTGSFKVRGALNAVLQLDQAARARGVVTVSAGNHAQALAWSAASVGVACTVVMPAMASESKAAASAGYGATVIRHGTSAEAFAKADELAATEGFTLVPPFDDYAIIAGAGTVGLEILDQQPDVDVIVVPIGGGGLISGIAAAVKRAKPAIKVIGVEPEGAAAMRRSLDAGKPVRLDALQTIADGLAAPFAGQVTYPIVRDLVDDVVLVSDAEIAQAISALLSRAKLLAEGAGAAATAALLAHRTAIPSDARVVSLLSGGNIDLGRLKEFI from the coding sequence ATGCTATCTCCATCGCTCGACGACATCCGCGCGGCACAGGAACGCCTTGCCGGCCACCTGCATATCACCCCGCTCCTTTCGTCGCGCACCATTGCGACGCTGGCCGGGGTGCAGACGGCATCGTTGAAATGTGAATCGCTGCAGAAGACCGGGTCATTCAAGGTGCGAGGCGCGCTCAACGCCGTGCTGCAACTCGATCAGGCGGCCCGCGCCCGGGGGGTTGTCACCGTCTCGGCCGGTAACCATGCCCAAGCCCTCGCCTGGTCGGCAGCATCGGTGGGAGTCGCCTGCACCGTGGTCATGCCAGCGATGGCGTCGGAGAGCAAGGCGGCGGCGAGCGCCGGCTACGGCGCGACGGTCATCCGCCACGGAACCAGCGCCGAGGCGTTCGCCAAGGCCGATGAGCTCGCTGCGACGGAAGGGTTCACGCTGGTCCCTCCGTTTGACGACTACGCCATCATCGCCGGTGCCGGCACCGTCGGTCTCGAGATTCTCGATCAGCAACCAGATGTCGACGTGATCGTCGTGCCGATCGGTGGCGGCGGTCTCATTTCAGGAATCGCCGCCGCGGTGAAGCGTGCCAAGCCGGCGATCAAGGTGATCGGTGTGGAACCAGAGGGAGCCGCCGCCATGCGCCGCAGTCTCGATGCGGGCAAGCCGGTCCGCCTCGACGCGCTCCAGACGATCGCCGACGGGCTGGCGGCGCCGTTCGCCGGTCAGGTGACCTATCCGATCGTCCGCGATCTCGTCGACGACGTGGTCCTGGTCTCCGACGCCGAAATCGCCCAGGCGATCTCGGCGCTCCTTTCGCGCGCCAAGTTGCTGGCCGAGGGGGCCGGTGCCGCAGCAACCGCGGCGCTCCTCGCGCATCGAACCGCTATTCCATCCGACGCGCGAGTGGTTTCGCTGCTGAGCGGCGGCAACATCGATCTCGGTCGGCTGAAGGAATTCATCTGA